A region of Tolypothrix sp. NIES-4075 DNA encodes the following proteins:
- a CDS encoding HAD family hydrolase — protein MKDLKAIVFDRDGTLLDYSDMFLTFILDIHKSEGVMPPGTETILSLEYWQEIISGKLLIGSVTVREHIDAIPRSYMRLGKFYPRIRETLQMLQQAGLNMTILSGWVGTEATQNFIVQQGLRECFSLIVTCDELEELKIADHQSIGYLSAKKQLLNKTIQFLGVNPDEILVVGDSPEDIEAGKSFNTKTAAVLTGSGHRVQDKLESLKPDAILPTAADLVNLVTFGKQQP, from the coding sequence ATGAAAGATTTGAAAGCTATTGTTTTTGATCGTGACGGTACACTGTTGGACTACTCAGATATGTTTCTCACATTCATTCTGGATATCCACAAATCTGAGGGAGTAATGCCACCCGGAACAGAGACAATTCTCAGTCTTGAGTACTGGCAAGAAATTATTTCTGGGAAGCTTCTCATTGGTAGCGTAACTGTGCGAGAGCATATAGATGCTATTCCCAGAAGTTATATGAGACTAGGCAAATTTTACCCACGTATCAGGGAAACACTGCAAATGTTGCAACAAGCAGGTCTGAATATGACAATTCTCAGTGGATGGGTTGGAACTGAAGCTACTCAAAACTTTATTGTCCAGCAAGGGTTACGTGAGTGTTTCAGTTTAATCGTTACCTGCGATGAACTAGAAGAATTAAAAATCGCAGATCACCAGTCTATAGGTTATCTTTCTGCAAAAAAACAACTCTTGAACAAGACAATACAATTTTTGGGTGTTAACCCAGATGAGATCCTAGTAGTGGGTGATTCACCAGAGGATATTGAAGCAGGTAAGAGTTTTAATACAAAGACAGCTGCTGTTTTGACAGGCAGTGGTCATCGCGTCCAAGATAAGCTTGAGAGTCTAAAACCTGATGCAATATTGCCTACTGCTGCCGATCTAGTCAACCTTGTGACTTTTGGAAAACAACAGCCATGA
- a CDS encoding fibronectin type III domain-containing protein — MTSAPQLLTDPFLQLPTETSIRVVWFTEFVGQHTVSYGKNLAETVVATTTQLSHTREDQNSQVANQTEYQQPIKRNIWRHEAEVTGLTCGVRVFYCVTSVREDGESVSSDVFTLAPSPKPGTPLKILLTSDHQIKPMVAANLQKMVETVGRVDAVWFAGDLVNVSDRASEWFDDNHGGAFFPCLQGRANYKIDNTFYTGGQIIQHAPMFTCIGNHEIMGRARTESLNDEFDDTIPRVVAQKLYGEKSLKDNSFNTDTYEEIFTLPQSQEGGKTYYATSFGDVRLVVLYATNMWRTPNMDADAKGRYRERDADLKTSENWGYGQHIYEAINKGSKQYNWLVEELNSPEFKQAKYKVVMLHHPPHSLGGNIVPAYTDPVQIIERDEDGNIKAVRYEYPKNADYIIRDIIPLLEAAEVQFVFYGHSHLWNRFCSQSGMHFLETSNVGNSYGANWGENKREVPIGYQEDYAEVGDPNGLEPIIPSIAPLLGEDGKPLPYIASNNITVFSIFDTETGTISSYRFDTRKLNSKVVKFDEFKLK; from the coding sequence ATGACATCCGCACCCCAGCTACTAACCGATCCATTTCTGCAACTACCTACAGAAACATCAATACGAGTTGTTTGGTTTACCGAATTTGTTGGTCAACACACAGTTAGTTATGGCAAAAATCTTGCTGAAACAGTTGTTGCTACAACAACTCAACTCAGTCACACGCGGGAAGACCAAAATTCGCAAGTAGCAAATCAAACCGAATATCAACAACCTATCAAACGCAATATTTGGCGACATGAAGCTGAGGTTACTGGTTTAACTTGCGGTGTGCGGGTTTTTTATTGCGTCACGAGTGTGCGGGAAGATGGTGAGAGCGTTAGCAGCGATGTGTTTACTCTTGCACCTTCGCCAAAACCAGGTACACCCTTGAAAATTTTACTTACTTCTGACCATCAAATCAAGCCGATGGTAGCAGCAAATCTGCAAAAGATGGTGGAGACAGTCGGACGAGTGGATGCAGTTTGGTTTGCAGGTGATTTGGTGAATGTAAGCGATCGCGCTAGCGAATGGTTTGATGATAATCATGGTGGTGCTTTCTTTCCATGTTTGCAAGGTCGCGCCAATTATAAAATAGATAATACATTTTACACTGGCGGGCAAATAATTCAACATGCGCCAATGTTTACTTGCATCGGCAATCATGAAATTATGGGACGTGCCAGAACAGAAAGTTTAAATGACGAATTTGATGATACAATCCCCCGCGTAGTTGCTCAAAAGCTGTATGGGGAAAAATCCCTGAAAGATAATTCTTTTAACACCGATACTTACGAAGAGATTTTCACCCTCCCGCAAAGTCAAGAAGGTGGTAAAACTTATTATGCAACTAGCTTTGGTGATGTGCGTCTGGTAGTACTTTACGCGACGAATATGTGGCGAACTCCTAATATGGATGCAGACGCAAAAGGTAGATATCGGGAACGAGATGCTGATTTAAAAACAAGTGAAAATTGGGGTTACGGACAGCATATTTATGAGGCAATTAATAAAGGTAGCAAGCAATATAATTGGTTAGTAGAAGAACTAAATAGCCCAGAGTTTAAACAAGCAAAATACAAAGTGGTCATGTTGCATCATCCGCCCCATTCTTTGGGTGGTAACATTGTCCCAGCTTACACCGATCCAGTGCAGATAATTGAACGCGATGAAGATGGTAATATTAAAGCAGTGCGTTACGAATATCCCAAAAATGCAGATTATATTATTCGCGATATTATACCGTTACTAGAAGCCGCTGAAGTTCAATTTGTATTTTATGGGCATTCGCATTTGTGGAACCGCTTTTGTAGTCAGTCGGGAATGCACTTTTTAGAAACATCTAATGTTGGCAATTCTTACGGTGCTAATTGGGGTGAGAACAAGCGAGAAGTGCCAATTGGCTATCAAGAAGATTATGCCGAAGTTGGCGATCCAAATGGCTTAGAACCAATTATACCTTCAATTGCCCCACTGTTAGGTGAAGATGGTAAACCTTTACCTTATATTGCCAGTAATAACATCACAGTTTTTAGCATCTTCGACACAGAGACGGGTACAATTAGCAGCTATCGTTTTGATACTCGCAAACTGAATTCAAAAGTTGTAAAGTTTGATGAATTTAAGTTGAAATAA
- a CDS encoding Uma2 family endonuclease: MTLTAQQLEAMMPDASQLYSDEPEMESSLHYMQLLLLVTCLDWLWRDRNDYFIGANLTIYFSRQQLRNRDFRGPDFFLVKQTQKRPRNSWVVWEEDGKYPNLIIELLSTSTADTDRNLKKNLYQDSFHTPEYFYFSPDTLEFAGFKLVGSEYEEIAANSNGWRWSQELSLYLGIESGKLRYFTANGSLVPTPEEAALQAQLDLEQERQRAKQLAERLKSLGIDID, from the coding sequence ATGACATTAACTGCACAGCAATTAGAAGCAATGATGCCTGACGCAAGTCAGTTATACAGCGATGAGCCGGAAATGGAAAGTTCTCTCCACTATATGCAACTATTGCTACTTGTCACTTGCTTAGATTGGCTGTGGCGCGACAGAAATGATTATTTCATCGGTGCTAATCTTACCATTTATTTTAGTCGTCAACAACTGCGAAATCGTGATTTTCGCGGTCCCGATTTTTTCTTAGTCAAGCAAACCCAAAAGCGTCCCCGCAACTCTTGGGTAGTTTGGGAAGAAGACGGCAAATATCCTAATTTGATTATCGAACTATTATCGACTAGCACCGCCGACACAGACCGAAATTTGAAAAAAAACTTGTATCAAGACTCTTTCCACACACCAGAATATTTCTACTTTTCACCTGACACGTTAGAATTTGCTGGATTTAAACTAGTTGGAAGTGAATATGAAGAAATTGCGGCAAATAGCAATGGTTGGCGCTGGAGTCAGGAGTTAAGCTTGTATTTGGGTATAGAGTCAGGCAAACTGCGCTACTTTACCGCGAATGGTAGTTTAGTGCCAACACCCGAAGAAGCGGCATTACAGGCACAATTAGACTTAGAACAAGAACGACAACGCGCTAAACAATTGGCGGAAAGATTGAAATCGCTTGGCATTGATATAGACTAA
- the queC gene encoding 7-cyano-7-deazaguanine synthase QueC — protein sequence MTKKALVVLSGGQDSTTCAAVACQEFDEVHAITFNYQQRHLIELESAIAIAKALGLASHEIIDLGPVLKGTSPLVSDNSLGEYNSPEELPTGVEPTFIPGRNILFLTIASNRAACLNTKDIFIGVCQADFAGYWDCRQSFIDAMSVALSEGIYGNRDAFTTHTPLMDLTKAESVKLALDVLKERFESVMELTHTCYAGVKGGCGKCHACILRDRGFKEAGAEDPIWKFRKVVV from the coding sequence ATGACTAAAAAAGCATTAGTTGTTTTGTCTGGTGGTCAGGATTCAACTACCTGTGCTGCCGTTGCCTGTCAGGAATTTGATGAAGTTCATGCGATCACGTTCAACTATCAGCAGAGACATTTGATTGAGCTAGAGAGTGCGATCGCAATAGCGAAAGCTTTGGGTCTTGCTAGTCATGAAATTATTGATTTGGGTCCAGTTCTCAAAGGCACGAGTCCACTAGTCAGCGACAATTCTTTGGGTGAATACAATTCACCTGAAGAACTGCCCACAGGGGTAGAACCTACTTTTATACCTGGTCGGAATATCTTGTTTCTGACCATAGCATCTAATCGAGCCGCTTGCCTGAACACCAAAGATATATTTATCGGTGTCTGTCAAGCCGACTTTGCAGGTTACTGGGATTGTCGGCAGAGTTTTATTGATGCTATGTCAGTAGCATTGAGCGAAGGCATATATGGTAATAGAGACGCATTTACGACTCACACACCATTGATGGATTTAACAAAAGCAGAGTCAGTAAAACTTGCTCTCGATGTACTAAAAGAGCGATTTGAGTCCGTGATGGAGTTAACTCATACCTGTTATGCAGGAGTCAAAGGTGGTTGTGGTAAATGCCATGCTTGCATTTTACGCGATCGCGGATTTAAAGAAGCAGGAGCTGAAGATCCTATTTGGAAGTTTAGGAAGGTTGTAGTCTGA